AGGATGCTATTGGCTACACGAATGCCCATATCTTCTTCCGGAAATACGACACGGGTTGCACCCACCATCTTTAATATTTGGGCGTGAAGTGGTGTACATGCCCTCGCAATAATTTCTTTAACATCCAGGTTCTTCAGAAGCGCCGTTGTAAGAACGCTCGACTCAATATCCTCACCCATGCTTACCACTGCCACATCCACGTCTTTGATACCGCTGGCCCCCAGCGCCTTCTCATCAGTACTGTCCATCTGAATGGCCTTTGTGACAAAGTCGCTTACTTTTTCTACCAATTCCTGATTGCTGTCAATTGCAATGACAGGAGCACCTTTTTTCGCTAATGTCTCCGCTACCTTGCGGCCAAATCTTCCTAACCCAATTACGGCAAACTGTCTCATACCTCATGTCTCCTCTTGTATACCTTTGCAAAAACTCCTTTTTTGTGCAAGTTTTTGTTCATAAAAAACCGCTAAATCCGAAGCATGAAATCGTTTGACTGAGCGCTCACGACGAAGTCCGAAATTCAAAACAATTTCAAAATTACAACTTTACTAAAAAATAACACAATCGCTTAAACTAAGCAAAATAAAAAGGCGGTTATCCCTTATTATCCTACCAACATTACACCTTCCGGATATTTAATCGAAACCAGCCTGCACTTGCCTCTGATGGAATATCCTATTGCGAGCGGACCCACCCTGCCGATTAGCATGGTAGCAGAAAGAACAATCTTACCCACCATACTTAATGAAGGCGTGATGCCCGTTGAGAGCCCTACCGTTCCAAATGCGGATACGGTTTCAAATACTATTTCCATAAAAGACGCATTTTCTGTTACAGACAGTATTAAAACATCCAGCATGCTCAGTAAAACGGCAATGGTACAAATGACAAACGCCTT
The genomic region above belongs to Candidatus Brocadia sp. and contains:
- a CDS encoding TrkA family potassium uptake protein; amino-acid sequence: MRQFAVIGLGRFGRKVAETLAKKGAPVIAIDSNQELVEKVSDFVTKAIQMDSTDEKALGASGIKDVDVAVVSMGEDIESSVLTTALLKNLDVKEIIARACTPLHAQILKMVGATRVVFPEEDMGIRVANSILSPGVLEYIELGADYTLAEIEAKSESIGRTINELDLRTKYGINVLIVKRKVFEVGENIEETIEKEVKVLPTSDYKIQEGDVLVVVGSSEDIESFEKHMK